One Hymenobacter swuensis DY53 genomic window, GCCGCGAGCGTAGGCGTAGCCCGTAGCGTAGCCAGACTGTCCTGCAACGAATCCAGGTCCAGCTTAGGCCCCGGCTTCTGGTAGAGTAGGTAGTGCAGCATCAGCCCCATTTCCACGCCCAGCGGCAGTTTCAGTAGCTGTGGCAATGCTTCCACTGCCTCAAAGACCCGCCGCACAAAGGCCAGAAAGGCTGGCCCGTTCGCTTGCGCCAACCGCCAGACACTACCCACCAGTTGCTTTTCCGTGGCCGCCAGCTCCGGCGGAGCCAGCACCCCCGCTCGCACTTTCAGTGCCGTCCAGCCCCGGTCACCGCGCGAACGATAAATGTCCACCAGCGCAAAATGCGTGTGCGCCAAAAAGGTGGACAGGGTGAGCGGCAGTGCACTTTCCAGGGCGAAGCCGCGTATCCGCCGCTCCAACACCCGCACATTCTCGCCGGTGGCCGCCTTGATGTTATCTAGAATAAACTTCATGGCCTCGCGCTCCATCTGAATGCTGCACCCCACGGGCAGCCGCGGAAATCCCGCTTCTGCTTCGCTCAGCACCGAGCCACCGGTGCGTCCCAGCAGCGCCCGGAACTTCTGCTCGTAGCTGTATTCCTGCCGGGCCTGCCCCACAAAGTCAAGTACCGTTAAACACTCCTTGCTTTCGTGCAGGCGCAACCCCCGGCCCAGCTGCTGCAAAAACACCGTCAGGCTTTCCGTGGGCCGCAAAAACAACAGCGTATCCACCTCGGGAATATCAACGCCCTCGTTGAAGATGTCCACCACGAACAGGTAGTTGAGTTCCCCGCGCCGCAGCTGCGCCACCGCCGCCCGCCGCTGCTCCGTCGTAGTGTCGCCGCTGGCCAGGTAACTAGCCTTTAGACCCGCCGCCTGAAACTTGGCCGCCATCAGCCGGGCATGCTCCCGCGTGGCGCAGAAACCCAGGGCCCGCGCCTGGTGAGGAGCCAGCAAATAGCGCTGCAACGCGCCGACAATGGCACTTACCCGCACATCGTTGCCGGTGTAAACGTTGGTCAGGTCCTCGGCGGCGTAGCGCCCATTGGTCCACCGCACGTTGCGGTAGTCCACGGGGTCGGTAATGCAGAAATACTGAAACGGTACCAGCAGCCCCCGCGAAATTGCCTCGGGCAAGCGGATTTCCGCCGCAATGGTGTTATCGAAGTCCGGCAGGATGCTCTCTCCATCAGCCCGCTCCGGGGTGGCCGTCAGCCCCAGCAGAATGGTGGGTTGAAACCAGGCCAGAATGGGCCGGTAAGAAGCCGCTGCCAGGTGGTGCACCTCGTCAATCACCAGGTACTGGTAATAGTCGCGCGGGATGGTTTGCTGAAAAAAATCCAGCCGAGAGGCAAAGGTCTGCACCGACACAAACAGGTAATCGAACTGCATGGGCTGTTCCGTCCCCACCCACAATTCCCCAAAATTGGCCTCCCCTAGAATGTGCCGGAACGTGGCCCGGGCCTGCCGCAGAATCTCCTCCCGGTGCGCCACAAACAGCAGCCGCGGCAGCGTGGTAAACTGCTTGGCAAAACGGGCGTAGTCAAACGCCGACACCACCGTTTTGCCTGTGCCCGTAGCCGCCACCACCAGGTTGCGGAAGTGTCCCCGCAGGCTCCTTTCCACTGCTAGGCGGTCCAGAATTTCCTGTTGGTACGGAAAGGGCCGGATGCGAAAGTTGGGTAGTGAATCAGGCTCCGCCGCCCCACTATCAGCCTGACGCAAGGCCAGGGCTAGCTTCTGGCGTTGTTCGGGCAAGCCGCTGTAGCTCTCAAATTCCGGCGAGTTCCAGTAGGTCTCAAACGTGCCCCGGAACTTGTTCAAAATAGCCGCATTGTCCTGGGCCGTCACCTTCACGTTCCACTCCAGCCCGCTGGTCAGCGCCGAGCGGCTCATGTTGCTCGACCCGATATAAGCCGTGTCAAACCCCGAGTTGCGGCTGAACAGGTACGCCTTGGCGTGCAGCCGCTCGTGCGCCTTGTTGTAGCTGATGCGCAGTTCGGCCCCCGGCAGCGCAGCCAGCGCATCCACCGCCTTTTGGTCGGTGGCGCCCATGTAGGTGGTCGTGAGCAGCCGCAGCGGCTTGCCTTGCTCGGCAAACGACTGGAGTGAGGGCAGCAACAGCCGCAACCCGCTCCACTTCACAAAGCTCACGATGAAGTCAATCCGGTCGGCCGTCGCAATTTCCTTTTTCAACTCGGCTTCCATCGACAGCTCCGAATTGCCTCCGCTGAAAAGGTCGCTTTGCGAAAACCGCAGCGCCGGCTCCATGCCATCGAGGTGCTTGCCCAAATCGTGCTGCGCGGCCAGCGGCAACTGCAGCCGCGGCAATACCGCCCGCAGCAACTGCCCTTCCGGCGCCAGGCGGCTACCAGTTGCCAGCACATCAGACTTGTCCTGTAGGTAGGCAATTATCTCGTTGGCCAGCGCCAATTGCTCTCTTACCTCTTCGTTCTTTGCCAAATGCCCCAGCACATTGCCCAGCAGTTGCGTCAGGTGCCGCGTAATAAATACCGCCGCATCGTCGGCACCCAGTTTCTTTTCCGCAATGGCATAAACCGCCGTTTCTAAAGTAGCAAGTTGGCCCCGCAGCTGTTGCGTGACGAGGGTTTCGTAGTGGCCAGTTTCCAATACAGTATACATAGAGAAGATAAGGGCGCAAATTCACGCACTCTGTGCAATATGATGCGAAACTAAGTTTAATTTCTGCCTATCCTGCCGCGTTTTTCATGTATTAAAAAAGCAAAAAGCCGCCCCACTAGGGGGCGGCTTTTTTGCTTTCCAATAGACCCGGAATAGCTCTGATACTCCGAGCTATTCGATAACCAAACGCTTGGTCGTCACGACCTCGCGGCCTGCAAGTGCACTATAAGGTGCTGAGCCCTTTAGAGTCCAGTAATGAAAACTCCGTTAGAAGCCTGTATTAGTTAGTAGAGGCAGTATTGGTCGCCTTAACAAATACTGTTGTTTTTCCTTCTGATTTTTCATAAGTGATATATAGCCCATTTTCTTTGTCGACTGTACTCTCTTGGTCAGAAAGGCCTATGTTGGAAAGATATTCTGATGTCTTGCTCGGCGAATCATCCCAAAAAGTAATCATTAGCCCAGCTAGCTTGTCGCTTTTCAACATAAAGCCGACAGAAATAGAACCATCTTCCGAGACATATACTAGCATATCTTCTCGTTTCATGTCTAAATGCCAGCTGTTCTTAGAAACCATATAGGTATCTATTTGAGCACTGGGCATTCCCATTAGCCAATTATAGGATGGACTAGGGAGCATGATAACGGAATTAGGGGTGATTTTTAGAATGGCCAAATCCCCATTAAACCTTCTCAATAGTCTAGCATTATTCGCTTTGTCAACCCACTCTACAGGCCTTACTTGAGTGAGCCCCGCTAGTAATTTACCCTCAATGGCATCACCTACAGGATAGCCATAAGCTATGTTACTAAGTATACCTTTTCGGAAATAGTATACTGCTACAATTTTACCGTCAATCGATGAGAACGTTAGTTGCTTATCTCCTCTATGGTCTTCTGCTAGCGCTTTAGTTTCCTGTAGTTTCCAGCCTGGAGTAGACATGACTTCATCTTTTACTCGGCTCTCGGAGGTTCCCCAGTTCCACCTATTCTTCATAGTGGTACTGAAATTTTGCGAGAAGCCTTGGAGAGAGAGAAGGGTGAAAACAAGTGTGAAGTAAAATTTATTCATAAAAAAAATAATAAGCAAGTGCAGTTAAACAAACGAAAGGTTGCTTGTAGCCTATGGCACAAGTAGGAAATGATTTTTATTAAGAACCTGGGTATTAATGATTTGAAAATTGAATCATTAGATTAGAATATATAATTTTTGCTCCATCAGATGATTCGTCAAATAGTTGAAATTTGAAACTGTCACCATCTTCATCTAAGGCGCGCAATATTTGATAATGCTTACCATCACTTGTGGTTCCCTCTTCTATTCCTGATAACTTTCTATAGATAACTTTTGTGCCATTTGCCTTAATATGTAGAATGTCTTTGTTTGCGTTGTAATTAAAGACGAAAGTATTGTATCCTTCATTCCAATCACCCCATTCCTGCGTTGTGCCATCATAAAGCGCTACATAGTTGTAGTCAACTCTAAATTTTTCATCCTGAGCCATTAAGGGCTTAAATAGAGTAACGAGAATGAGTAGTGTTAAGTAGATTATTTTCATAATAAATGTAAAGGGCACATTTGAGGAATACAATTATACACAAGGTTCTTAGGTTGTCAAACTAACAAAGTGAAGAGTTGAGCTAAATAGTATGGAGAGCTGCTTTTACTTGCCTCGATTTTCCCGTTTTTACACGTGTATAATGGATCTAAAACACAAAAGGCCTGCTTCCCACATGAGGGTAGCCGGCCTTTTCTTAGCCTTTCATCAGGCG contains:
- a CDS encoding DUF3427 domain-containing protein translates to MYTVLETGHYETLVTQQLRGQLATLETAVYAIAEKKLGADDAAVFITRHLTQLLGNVLGHLAKNEEVREQLALANEIIAYLQDKSDVLATGSRLAPEGQLLRAVLPRLQLPLAAQHDLGKHLDGMEPALRFSQSDLFSGGNSELSMEAELKKEIATADRIDFIVSFVKWSGLRLLLPSLQSFAEQGKPLRLLTTTYMGATDQKAVDALAALPGAELRISYNKAHERLHAKAYLFSRNSGFDTAYIGSSNMSRSALTSGLEWNVKVTAQDNAAILNKFRGTFETYWNSPEFESYSGLPEQRQKLALALRQADSGAAEPDSLPNFRIRPFPYQQEILDRLAVERSLRGHFRNLVVAATGTGKTVVSAFDYARFAKQFTTLPRLLFVAHREEILRQARATFRHILGEANFGELWVGTEQPMQFDYLFVSVQTFASRLDFFQQTIPRDYYQYLVIDEVHHLAAASYRPILAWFQPTILLGLTATPERADGESILPDFDNTIAAEIRLPEAISRGLLVPFQYFCITDPVDYRNVRWTNGRYAAEDLTNVYTGNDVRVSAIVGALQRYLLAPHQARALGFCATREHARLMAAKFQAAGLKASYLASGDTTTEQRRAAVAQLRRGELNYLFVVDIFNEGVDIPEVDTLLFLRPTESLTVFLQQLGRGLRLHESKECLTVLDFVGQARQEYSYEQKFRALLGRTGGSVLSEAEAGFPRLPVGCSIQMEREAMKFILDNIKAATGENVRVLERRIRGFALESALPLTLSTFLAHTHFALVDIYRSRGDRGWTALKVRAGVLAPPELAATEKQLVGSVWRLAQANGPAFLAFVRRVFEAVEALPQLLKLPLGVEMGLMLHYLLYQKPGPKLDLDSLQDSLATLRATPTLAAEVLEVVEVCEAQISIPPGALALPYPCALQLHSRYSRDEILCAFGVWTFERNPSVREGVCYIAALNTELLFVTLQKSSRNYSPTTLYNDYAISDTLFHWESQNSTAEDTPKGISYIQHQAQGKHILLFVREQNQDAAGLTMTYVFLGPVRYVSHKGNRPMAITWELATPLPGFLWYEAGKMAVG